In Clarias gariepinus isolate MV-2021 ecotype Netherlands chromosome 1, CGAR_prim_01v2, whole genome shotgun sequence, one DNA window encodes the following:
- the zgc:194312 gene encoding odorant receptor 131-2 encodes MANTSVNDTGMATYTHVRVCASAVAFVILFLFNLLINWTILRDQRLRSHARFVLVFHLLLSATTYFAVCFIFYLQMNARAKLPAPACAALITVLATTASNILLTITAMALDRYVAICFPLQYSSVRFKHWPWLLGVVTWVLASIIPLSLFSKVENATSIQNPTCGRDQLKTGGVHKILLISICTILILYSYVRILCVGRRLGVLNRRNRAGCRTIALHGLQLAVYILPNFSNFVLEILKGKGTITIDTKERFAVITFVFFSLAQCIAPIVYGLRKEELLEQLNLRFPCLACKLKSLLEWTVGFTHPGRQPHKRERRMTSETLLSRELSQTTV; translated from the exons ATGGCTAACACGTCGGTAAACGACACGGGCATGGCCACGTACACCCACGTTCGCGTCTGTGCGTCGGCGGTGGCTTTCGTGATCTTGTTCCTCTTTAATCTCCTGATCAACTGGACCATACTGCGGGATCAGCGTCTGCGCAGCCACGCGCGCTTCGTGCTCGTGTTCCACCTGCTGCTCTCCGCCACCACTTACTTCGCCGTGTGCTTCATCTTCTACCTGCAGATGAACGCGCGCGCGAAGCTGCCGGCGCCCGCATGCGCAGCGCTCATCACCGTGCTCGCGACCACCGCGTCCAACATCCTCCTCACCATCACGGCCATGGCCCTGGACCGCTACGTGGCCATTTGCTTCCCGCTCCAGTACAGCAGCGTGCGTTTCAAGCACTGGCCCTGGCTGCTTGGGGTGGTCACGTGGGTGCTCGCCTCCATCATCCCTCTCAGCCTGTTCTCTAAGGTGGAGAACGCGACCAGCATCCAGAATCCGACATGCGGCCGGGATCAGCTAAAAACCGGAGGAGTGCACAAGATTTTACTCATCTCCATCTGCACCATCCTCATCCTGTACAGTTACGTGCGCATTCTGTGCGTTGGCCGCCGCCTGGGCGTGCTGAACCGGAGGAACCGGGCCGGGTGCAGGACCATCGCCTTGCACGGCTTGCAGCTCGCAGTGTACATCCTGCCAAACTTCAGCAACTTCGTGCTGGAGATCCTCAAGGGAAAGGGAACGATCACGATAGACACCAAAGAGCGTTTTGCCGTGATTACGTTCGTGTTCTTCAGCCTGGCTCAGTGTATCGCACCTATAGTGTACGGACTGCGCAAAGAGGAGCTGCTGGAGCAACTTAACCTGCGCTTCCCCTGTCTAGCCTGCAAACTCAAGAGCCTTCTGGAGTGGACGGTCGGTTTCACCCACCCTGGTCGCCAACCCCACAAACG GGAAAGGAGAATGACATCTGAGACACTTTTATCAAGAGAATTATCACAGACGACTGTGTGA